CTCCAGCAAATCGGTGACGGTGGTCATGAATCCTCTCAGTGCGCAGATCCTAGAAGGCGTCGACCGTTCACTGCAGTTGCACCATCTCAACCCGTGGCCGTTGACCCAGCCATGACGTGGCACGGTCCGCGAATCCCTCAGCATCCGCCGTCACACAGATACGCGTTGCCTCCAGGGCGAGGGGCTGAGTCAGGCCTTCGGGCACTGGCTTCCCCAGCAAGGCATCGAGCTGACTCGCAACAGCCATTGCTGGATCGATCAGCCGAATGGATTGCGGCAACAGGTTGTTGAGTAGCGGCGTCAGCAATGGATAGTGCGTACAGCCCAAAACCACCGACTCCACAGACGCCTCCATAAGGGGTTGCAGGTAGCGACATGCGGCTTCGCGCAGGGCTTCGGAACGCAGATCTCCGCTTTCAATCAAGGGAACAAAGTCAGGACAGGCCTGCTGCACCACAAGCGTCCCTGGATGAAGAGCCTCGATGCTTTCCCGGTAGGCCCCCGATGCAACCGTTGCGGGTGTAGCCAGCACCCCGACCCGGGATTCCCGAACCATTGCCGCAGCTGCACCAATCAGGCCAACCACTGGAACACCTGCTTGTCCTTCCGCAACATCCCTGGCCAAGGCATTCGTGGTGTTGCAAGCCATCACCACAGTGGAGACATGATGCTGGCTGAGCCAACTCACCACTTCAGCGGCAATGCTGCGGATTTCAGCAGGTGAGCGACTGCCATAGGGAACACGAGCCGTATCGCCGAGATAGATCACCTGCAGGGATCCATGGCGTTCCAGAACACGACGCAGGACTGTGAGTCCCCCCAGGCCACTGTCAAACATGCCAAGACGGATGGTCATCGCACACCCTGCAGATACTCAAGGATGCCGGTGGCAATAGCTAGAGAAAGCCGACGTCGATGCGATGCGCTGGCCAACCTCGGGGAGTCGAGACGGCCCGTCACAAAACCTGTTTCCACTAACACCGAAGGCATGGTGGTGCGACGGATCACAAAGAAGCGGCCACGACGGACACCACGATTGGGGCTTCCCGGAGACACATTCAGCACCTGCTGCTGAATGTGAGCAGCAAGCCGTGCAGAGCGGGGATCGGAAAAATAGAAGGTTTCAATGCCGTTCACTTCCGGTCGAGACATGCTGATGGCATTGGCATGAATGCTCACAAACGCCGTTGCACCGAGTCGGTTGGCAAGCGACACCCTCGGCGGCAGATCCACATCCACCTCTGCCGTTCGGGTCAGGGTGACCTGGACGCCTTTGGCCTCAAGCAAGCGAGCCACCTGAAGAGAAACATCGAGAACAATTTCCGACTCGCGAATCCCCCTGATCCCGACCGCACCGGGGTCAGGTCCCCCGTGGCCTGGATCGATCACAACCCTGTAACGACCACGAGACACACTCGGGAGCCCGGCCGCATTCACCGGAGTCCGCGTGGGCTTGATGCGAACGCCGCCCCAGCGTCCGGAACTCGCTCGATTGAGATCGCCTTCCCCAATGGTGCGCAGGCCTCCAGTGGCCAGCCCCTCGAACATCAACTTCCAGCGATCCGGTGAGGTGCCGATCAGTCGTAACTGACCGGGATCGAGTTCAACTCCGGGGTTGAATTCGATCACCAGACGTGTAGCTCCGGGGTTGGGCTTGCCCAGTCGAACCTCGCGGACGGGACCGGAACCACGAAGCTTGCGGGTCCGGCTCAGCTCACCAGGAAAATCGATCCAGACACGCGGTCCACGACCGGCTTCACCCGCTTCAAAAAAGGCCTCAAGGCGTGCGCCTGTGGCCGTGCGTAACTGAAGAACTCCATCTCGTCCCAGCGACCAGGCCGCCAAGGCACTAGCGGCACGAGCGGGCAGCGCCATCAACAAGCCTGCGCTCTGCAGAACGAGGGCAGCCAGCAGAACGCTGAAACGACGAGGTAGCCGAGGCATCAGATTCAGAACAATGCGGTTCTGCGGTGCTTCAGGCAAGGCATCTGAGTGCGGATGCGCTCAAGATGATCCAGGTCAACCGGAGCGACTGCAGCCCCCGGGCTAACCCCGGCATCGGCAAGCACTGTTCCCCAGGGGTCAATGACCATGGAATGGCCATGGTTCTGACGTCGGCCTGAGTAGACACCCGTTTGTGCAGGGGCAAGCACGTAGGAAGTGTTTTCGATAGCACGGGCCTGCAGCAGCACCTGCCAGTGGTCCTTACCCGTAAAAGCCGTAAAAGCGGCGGGAATCATCAACAACTCAGCTCCTGCTCCGATCAGATCTCGGTAGAGCTCAGGGAAGCGCACGTCGTAGCAAATCGACAGCCCCACCCGACAGAGTCCAGGAACATCGACAACGGGTGGAGGGGTTGAACCCGGGTTGAAAGAGGCTGACTCTCGATAGGAACTGCCGTCTGCCAGGTCAACATCGAACAGGTGGATCTTGTCGTAACTGGCAAGGATCTGACCATCGCGACCCACCAACTGGGCGCGTTGATAAGTGTGTGCATCGTCGCCGACAGGGACAGGGAAACCGCCGCCCAAGATCACCACTTGATAACGACGCGCCATGGTGACCAGAAAGCTGGAAGCCTGTTCTGCTAAAGCCGGCGCTAGTTCCAAACGCAGTGCATCCTCACCGAGAAAGGCAAAATTCTCGGGAAGTCCGATTAACTCGGCTCCCCGTCTTGCAGCCAGGTCGATTTGTTCCTCGGCAGCACTGAAATTGCTTTGCGGGTCAGAACTGCTAGTGAGTTGCACGGCCGCCGCCAGGAAATCACGCACAGAGATCAGAGTTCAGTCGATGAAATCGTATGGCTGACGGGTGCTCCGCGCTCTAGACAGGAACGGCTCTTAAAACACCGGGTTCAACCTGGGTCGGTACGACTTGAATCTGATCCAATCCAGCACAGCAGCTGAAATCGGCATCGTGGTTACCAATTCCAATCAGCCGTTGACCGTGCGAAGCGATGCGTAGACAGGCCTCCGGATCATGGTTCCACTGGTTCCAGAGGGCCAATGCAGCCTGGAGTTCATCATTCGCTACCGAAGCACCGGCCGACACAAGCAGCTCACCAACCGCTCCAGCAGCCAGAGAATCTTCCAGGGAATAGGTCCCTTCCCAGCCACTGCCGAGAATGAGAATCCGCTGGTGTTGTCCTGCCAGCAGTCGCTGTGCAACAGCGCGTCGGTTGGGCAAAGCCGCGGTAACAACGCAGGCGACATCGCGGACGCGCTGCAACGCGCGGGTGCCGTTGGTGGTACTCATTAACAAACGCTTGCCCTGGACCACCTTGGGAGTCACCGCCACAGGGGAATTACCGAGGTCAAAGCCCTCGAGCATGCAACCACCACGCTCCCCCAACAGCACACGAGAAGATTCGGGCCATTGCAGCGCCTGGGCACGCAGCTCATCGAGATCAGCGAAGGCTTGCACCGCCTCAGCACCGTTATGCAGCGCCCAGGCAATCGTGGTCGTGGCACGAAGAACATCGATCACGACCGCTGCGTCGGGACCATCGGCCGAACCGATCGTGTCGGGAACATCCGCAGCTGCATGAAAATAGGAAACCTGCATGGCCACACTCACCGTCAGCGTGCGTCACAGTACCGAGATCACCCCCGCTGAGGTGGATTCCAGATGGCTCTGTTCCGCTCCGGTCCCGGCACCAGGGATCTGCGCGCCTTCATTCAATTGCTGGAGGAGCGGGGTCAACTCAAGCGGATCACGGCACCAGTGGATCCAGATCTCGAGTTGGCGGCCATCGCTGATCGCGTGTTGGCAAGCGGTGGACCGGGACTGCTATTCGAAAACGTGATCGGATCCTCAATGCCGGTTGCGGTGAACCTTCTCGGCACTGTGGAGCGTGTTGTTTGGAGCATGGGGCTTGAACATCCAGAGCAGCTGGAGGATTTGGGCGAACGTCTGGCACTGCTACAGCAGCCACGCCCCCCGAAAGGATTAGGGGAAACCAAGAAATTCGCCCGAGTGTTCTGGGACTTAGTGAAAGCCAGACCAGACAGGGATCTGCTGCCGCCATGCCGACAGCAAGTGTTCCAAGGAGATGAGGTCAACCTCGACAACATTCCTTTAATCAGGCCCTGGCCAGGCGATGCCGGCGGCGTGATCACACTTGGATTGGTGATCACAAAAGACCCTGAAACCGGCGTCCCCAACGTGGGGGTCTACCGGCTTCAGAAACAGTCGGTTAACACCATGACTGTGCACTGGCTCAGCGTTCGGGGTGGTGCAGGCCATCTACGCAAAGCGGCTGCACTTGGCAAGAAGCTTGAGATCGCCATCGCGATCGGTGTGCATCCACTGCTGGTGATGGCGGCCGCCACGCCAATCCCAGTGCAATTAAGCGAATGGTTGTTCGCTGGGATTTACGCCGGCGAAGGTGTCAGGCTTAGCCCCTGCAAGACCGTCGATCTCCAGGTTCCAAGTCACAGTGAAGTGGTGCTGGAAGGCACGATCACACCAGGCGAAGTGATGCCAGATGGTCCCTTTGGTGACCATATGGGGTTTTACGGCGGCGTTGAAGATTCCCCGCTGGTGCGCTTTCACTGCATGACGCAACGCAAGGATCCGGTCTTCCTGACCACCTTCAGCGGCCGGCCTCCCAAGGAGGAAGCGATGCTGGCCATCGCACTCAACAGGATTTATACACCGATCCTGCGCCAACAAATCCCCGAGATCAAGGATTTCTTCCTGCCGATGGAAGCGCTGAGCTACAAACTCGCGGTGATCTCGATTGACAAGGCCTACCCAGGACAGGCCAAGCGGGCGGCAATGGCGTTCTGGAGCGCTTTGCCACAGTTCACTTACACCAAGTTCGTGGTGGTGGTTGACAGTCACATCAACGTGCGAGACCCACGGCAGGTGGTCTGGGCAATCGCGGCTCAAGTGGATCCACAGAGGGACCTGTTCACCTTGGAAAATACGCCGTTCGACTCACTGGACTTCGCCAGTGAACAACTTGGGCTTGGCGGAAGATTGGCGATCGACGCAACTACAAAAATAGGGCCTGAAAAAAACCACCCCTGGGGCGAACCTCTCAGCAGACCAGACGATCTGGAACAACGCGTAACGGATCGCCTGGACGAGCTGGGACTAACCGACATCAGCAACAGGGAGCCGAACCCTGAATTGTTCGGCTACCTGTTGGATCAACTCATTGCCAACCGGCCTGGGCCA
Above is a window of Synechococcus sp. BIOS-U3-1 DNA encoding:
- a CDS encoding 2-phosphosulfolactate phosphatase family protein, yielding MQVSYFHAAADVPDTIGSADGPDAAVVIDVLRATTTIAWALHNGAEAVQAFADLDELRAQALQWPESSRVLLGERGGCMLEGFDLGNSPVAVTPKVVQGKRLLMSTTNGTRALQRVRDVACVVTAALPNRRAVAQRLLAGQHQRILILGSGWEGTYSLEDSLAAGAVGELLVSAGASVANDELQAALALWNQWNHDPEACLRIASHGQRLIGIGNHDADFSCCAGLDQIQVVPTQVEPGVLRAVPV
- a CDS encoding UbiD family decarboxylase, translating into MALFRSGPGTRDLRAFIQLLEERGQLKRITAPVDPDLELAAIADRVLASGGPGLLFENVIGSSMPVAVNLLGTVERVVWSMGLEHPEQLEDLGERLALLQQPRPPKGLGETKKFARVFWDLVKARPDRDLLPPCRQQVFQGDEVNLDNIPLIRPWPGDAGGVITLGLVITKDPETGVPNVGVYRLQKQSVNTMTVHWLSVRGGAGHLRKAAALGKKLEIAIAIGVHPLLVMAAATPIPVQLSEWLFAGIYAGEGVRLSPCKTVDLQVPSHSEVVLEGTITPGEVMPDGPFGDHMGFYGGVEDSPLVRFHCMTQRKDPVFLTTFSGRPPKEEAMLAIALNRIYTPILRQQIPEIKDFFLPMEALSYKLAVISIDKAYPGQAKRAAMAFWSALPQFTYTKFVVVVDSHINVRDPRQVVWAIAAQVDPQRDLFTLENTPFDSLDFASEQLGLGGRLAIDATTKIGPEKNHPWGEPLSRPDDLEQRVTDRLDELGLTDISNREPNPELFGYLLDQLIANRPGP
- the murI gene encoding glutamate racemase, yielding MTIRLGMFDSGLGGLTVLRRVLERHGSLQVIYLGDTARVPYGSRSPAEIRSIAAEVVSWLSQHHVSTVVMACNTTNALARDVAEGQAGVPVVGLIGAAAAMVRESRVGVLATPATVASGAYRESIEALHPGTLVVQQACPDFVPLIESGDLRSEALREAACRYLQPLMEASVESVVLGCTHYPLLTPLLNNLLPQSIRLIDPAMAVASQLDALLGKPVPEGLTQPLALEATRICVTADAEGFADRATSWLGQRPRVEMVQLQ
- a CDS encoding N-acetylmuramoyl-L-alanine amidase — its product is MPRLPRRFSVLLAALVLQSAGLLMALPARAASALAAWSLGRDGVLQLRTATGARLEAFFEAGEAGRGPRVWIDFPGELSRTRKLRGSGPVREVRLGKPNPGATRLVIEFNPGVELDPGQLRLIGTSPDRWKLMFEGLATGGLRTIGEGDLNRASSGRWGGVRIKPTRTPVNAAGLPSVSRGRYRVVIDPGHGGPDPGAVGIRGIRESEIVLDVSLQVARLLEAKGVQVTLTRTAEVDVDLPPRVSLANRLGATAFVSIHANAISMSRPEVNGIETFYFSDPRSARLAAHIQQQVLNVSPGSPNRGVRRGRFFVIRRTTMPSVLVETGFVTGRLDSPRLASASHRRRLSLAIATGILEYLQGVR
- a CDS encoding carbon-nitrogen hydrolase family protein; translated protein: MRDFLAAAVQLTSSSDPQSNFSAAEEQIDLAARRGAELIGLPENFAFLGEDALRLELAPALAEQASSFLVTMARRYQVVILGGGFPVPVGDDAHTYQRAQLVGRDGQILASYDKIHLFDVDLADGSSYRESASFNPGSTPPPVVDVPGLCRVGLSICYDVRFPELYRDLIGAGAELLMIPAAFTAFTGKDHWQVLLQARAIENTSYVLAPAQTGVYSGRRQNHGHSMVIDPWGTVLADAGVSPGAAVAPVDLDHLERIRTQMPCLKHRRTALF